In Pagrus major chromosome 23, Pma_NU_1.0, the genomic window gaattatttaaCACGTGAACCTGCagaattcattatttattaaaaagttGGATCCATTAGCCTTTGTTaatgaggaggaaaaacaacaggGATCTCTCGCAGCCAAAAGCTTCTGTTATTGATGACTATTTTGtataggactgcaactaatgattattttcaatataGAGATCAATCAATTATTTTGTTAGTGATAAATGCCGTCACAAACACCCAGAGcacaaagtgacaccttcataATGTTTGTTTAGTCCTATCAACAGTGCAAAAAGTCCTTAAAATtataagaaataaaaggaaaaaattaCTTAAACGATTATCAATATGGTTACCAAATTCACCGTAATAATATTATTGAAAtatctgtagaaaatgttcaaaatttttacttttttggcACTGGATTATTGACActgtattatcatcattatcattttataaGCTCTTCATATATTTTGTAgtgtaactaaagctgtcagatgaatgtagtgaagtaaaaagtcgaatatttccttttaatacttgagtaaaatgtaCTTTACATCTCCAGTACTGACACAGTCTCATACTGCGTGTTCTGTCAAACAAACCTGTTCTTGTAAAACACACGTTACATAAgatttttcctcctcctctatgAACCGAAACTAACTGATGCTTCCACTCAAATTCAATTTATcttttttacttgtatttacAACTTAACTACTCGGAAAAACTTTTGCTCTGGAGAGAAAGACACcacagatatttttttgtttcctggaACGACATCACGGACACGGAAATGTGTAAATCTGGTTGGTGAATGAGGAGAAAATCAGTGATTCATGGCAGGAGACACAGTGACAGAGGCGGACAGTGAactgcacacacagtcagtgtCACGCTGTCACAGCTCAGTTACATAATAGCACTGTAACTTGATCAGTGCTCTGAGATATAACAGAGGCCTTTATGTAAGACCAAAGTGCAATCCTCCTCAGGCTTAATGAAGTTCATGCTGTGAATGTTGCTGCCAGCGaacgagagcgagagagaaaacCAGCTGAACCcgctgatctctgacaaatgTTCTCTTCTAGAAGAACATGACCACTTTTTCCCTTAAATTACAAGTACTGATCCTGTACTGATTCATAGAAGAACGGCGCACAAGCTGATTAAATGAATTTCTTTGTGGTTGCAGAGAATGGGATTGATCCAGACAAAGAGAGAGCTCATTGTCCgtgtttcaaaaaaaaaaaaaaaaacagacgtTAGCACCGACAAAGGGAGGCCACATGTCAGAGGACAGTGTCTCCTTGTTTCTGGCGTCAGTCTGCTTTTCCCCCCCGTGCTGCTTCATTAACACCTCTAATGTGATGCAGACCTGAGAGCTGCAGGTTCGGCAGCAGCGTCACAGCAGGTCAGGATACAGTCCGTGTTCCTCTGGTGTTTAACCTGCACTCTCACATCACACGCAGCTGTATCAGCTTACACCTGCACGTGTGAACGAACCGGGATTTATGggaagttgttttttactttgactGCTTGTCGTCAGGTTGGGGGTTACAGTGGATTACTTTAAAAGCTTCCCTCAGGATGTTTTACATacgtctcctctgcttgtcCAAAACCTTGACCCTAtaatcacccacaatgcaatttgaCCAACGACACCTCCGCCAGAGATTCGGGTGTGTTAATGCTAGTAGCCTTTAGCCTCAGGAATAAATACTCGTTacgtttaggcacaaaaaacacttttaagaAGAAATTCGGCTAGAAAATATCCTgatgtctcgttaaaaacacttgatttttgCTGCACAATGTGCTCAAACTTTGTCTACAGACTAGAACAAGTTCCCCTTTAACTGGTGTCGCTATCGGTTCTGTTCTGCCGGTTGAACAGAGCTTCTTACAGCAGGACTAAATCACACCCTCACCCTGAAGGCCCGGTCACATTACACTCCTGCATGTATTTACTCTGCCCCCATTCACATCGATTGAGGCCCGTATGAGGGACGAGTTCAAGCGTGCTCAACCTGTAAACCGGTTTTCGTGCACTTTGTTTTGTACCAGACTACAAACTGCAGCGTCACTCTGACTGTCCGTCAGTTTTTGGTAATGTGACTGTCTCTTTATCGGTGTTTCTGCCTCCATGACCCATCACGTAACTCAGTGACAAGCTCCACCCGACCTCTGCGTGAACACACAGTAGGTCCGATCAGGcagaaaacacctgtgtgggtgtgaagaGTCTTCAAACGCCGCTCTGATGAATATTTAATACATGTTGTGACACAAAACCGACTCTGATCATACAAACGACCTCGAGTTTTTTCCAGTGACGTGAACAGTTGCTGTAAGGTCAAGTTGTAAATATCCTCTCCCATCCCTTCCTTACATCCAACTTGGCACCGGGCCTCCAGAACCCACCTGTTCACCGGTCTCCTGATCCTCCTGCACACTCGTTACCTCATCTGGCCTCAGGGAATAAATATCTGACACTTGCTCGCTCATGTTTGTCAGCTGCCTTTTGTCCCTGACCCTCTTCTCTTCGTGTCATCGACGACGTTACACTGATTGTTGTctttgatgaataaaataaaaggataataataatgaatgctTCAGAACCGTCCACAGGTGACACGTTCAAACTGTCAAGCAAATGTAGGCTCGAACAACAACTAGGACAGACACAGTGTATCGGTGGGAGTGCCTTTAGAATAAAAGAGGCTTTATGTACACATGTGACCCGCGGGTTAAACAGCTTTGTAATTGGTTTACTGTTTCATGCTAGAATGCAGTGCCCATAGTTTAGCTCCAGTGTGGAAATAAATTCAGAGGGAATCAAACAGTAAAGACTTCATGGGAGACTTTAactcatattgtcttttttaactCCTCAGACGAGGCTTCCTTGTGTTCGGCTCGACTgctgagtgtttattctgtaataccgtcttcctgagtttcctgctttgtAAACTctgattttaaaggtgctattttaAAAGTGTGCAAAAAATATAACAACATTCCAACATGTATACGTTTGCCAGTTAAATTTCTAtcaagacattttatatttctgactatttaaagaaaacagtaTATTTAGCTCAGCAGCTTTGCTCTGCACTGTTTCGTCGTATCTGAGTTAATCAATCTTTCAGTTAACAACCTGAGCCTGGCGTTGCTTTGTAGTGGAAAACACACCCGGCGCGTCTGGCTGAGGGTAACAGAGTGCGCTGAAGCGTGGCCGCCCTCCTCGACTCACTTTACACCTCAGTGTCACAGACACAACTTCACCTTCACCTCGAAGCTCGACGGACGTTCAGTCTGAATTATCTCGTCTCTGTTACGTCTCAGCGTGGAGTCATACATCTGGCTGTTAAGACAATaaaaccattttgttttcaggtgaagctgctgatactcatattttaatattatgaGATTTAATATATTACACGTATGAGCcatgataatgatgattatcatataaatacagtaataaaGCCAATCAAATGTATTCATACTTGCACGACTGTGTGTTAAGATCTTCCCCCCAAACATCCTGtgtcttttaaattatttttctcatgtgtcatttttagacattcaTGGAATAAGCACATCGTTTCACTTACTGCACATTTCACGTTGcacattgtacattttattatcAATCATCTTCTTCTTATATTTTGTACTTTTGAGTATTTTATGGTAAAACAGCGTCACAGTGGAGGTCAGAGGAAGCATTTCATTGCACAGTGAATATGTTTCTTTAACTGAGCAAACAGTAAACGCTCTGATTTTGACTTGATGTTCGTCTGATATCTGATTGAACACATACAGTCACAGCCCTGTTGACCATCCAGGGAACAGATGAAGTAGTTTTTTGACATGACCAGAATAATTTGATGAAGTTTGAGATTAGTCGACCTTGTGCTGAAGATTTTGTCTGTGCTACTGACGAATGAACGTCTTTGTTTTAGCGCTGCAAAACAAATCCTGGAAAGGCTTTCACAGATTAACTAGTACCGGTGAAATTGTTCGCtctggctccagaggaagaggaagtgtgtCTTCTCTTGTTTGTCTGCAAATTCTGAGAATAAGTCAACAACTTAAAGCCGCCTGTAACGCTGCAATTCAGGTATTTCTGAGTAATGAGGCTGTTTCCCAAAATAGTGTCACGTTGTCATGTTGCATTTCATTGCGTGCAGgattgcagaaaataaagttttacagATTCTGACGAACACAAACTGCAGTCTGAGAAATATTCAACAACCACCGACTCATAAATTATGACGATCAGCGAGAAGATTAGCATTTCCATTTTCCCAGGTGAGTGCTGTGTTTGCCAGTAGAAGAAGCAGGgggatttttcttctttagatcattttatttttgacattatattttgtggtttcaATGCTGGAAACAcgaccacttttgtccacaggggcctccaaattcaacaaaatatgaaatatccTTGTGTTAGCTTTAAGCAGGTTATATTTTAATGCTAATACTTTACTTGTAGCAGGGTATTTCTATAAGACTGCGCTTCTACTGAATACTTCTACCACTCCTGGTGTTTCCATACCTTGTTTACTGTAATATCTatttaaaaacacccagttttcAAGGTCTTTGTCTTCACATGGTGTTGAAATAAATATGGTACTGTCTGAATCCCTCTGGTTTTTGGCTTATCTTATCCGCTGACCTATATTATGAATGAGCTCCAGTAAGTGCACATTTCTCAGAAGTAGCAGGATTACTCTGAGCTCCGTCCAGGTTTCTCTCCATGTTTACTGTTAAGAGCTCTCAGAGCTGCGAGATCTATTTCTGTGGGATGTTGGCAGCACAACCTGGAAGCTGGATTCAacacctcttcctctgcctgTGTATCCTCCACATCTCTTATTCTGAGAGACTCGAGTTTTATctatacttttttttcccctggaAGACAAATTCAGGCTCTGCAGGCTAAAACATTGCTGATGGATCCTCAGACATGACTCAAAGAACCAGGTTCTGCAGCAACTTGAGAGTATTCATGTAAATTGTGTAATTGTTGGGTTaacaatatatcaatatattcATTAAGTAAGTGTTTAATTCAAGAACTAactacaaattaatttaaattatcaacagaataagTATAAATAAGAGTTGTGTCTTTATGTAGACACATGGCATGCTAACCTTCTAGCCCCGACCCATCCTGTCTCATTATAGCGCTCCAaactcccagtctggaccgctaactgcacagctaactgagctaactccAACCTGACATGAATGTGGTGTAAGCCTGAGTTGTtttgaaatgtgctttattaCTAAATTTGACTTTGACCAGTAATCTGAGTatctaaaacattttgttgcacAAAGTTACAGGACAACGCCTCATCGGCTCTTAGCCTCTTTCACAGGAGGCgttacattttgtattatatCTGTGCTAATTTCGATCTTTtatctattttctctctctctcagagacACACTCTACTACTTTCATTTCGGTGTAGATCATCACTGCGCTGAGTTTAGACTTAACCGACAGGATTATTGTATCTTCTAGGAAACGTTTGCACTCTCAGAATTATCGGAAGAACGTTTTTTTCCATCTGGGAAAATTCTCGTGAACGCCCTCTGAAGTTGGAACAACAACTCGAAAAGTCTGACGAGTTGCTGATTTGACGTCatatgatgctgaaacatggcggacgaAAGTAAACATGTGGCTGACGGTAAGAAACATTAACCAAAGTCATGTGTCGTACAGTCGTGGTATCGTTTCCTTTGTCACTGGAAACAGCATCTTTTTTTTgcgtccatgttgctcccacagTCCGACATCGAGTGACTTCACAACTCGGGAAATCGGATCATAAAACTCCAATAATGGGTCTTTTTCAAGAGGTTGgttcatctctgtgtgtttgttgaggAAATCCTGCCAAAGGTTTAGTCTTTTAGTCCGTATTTCTTATCTGACAcgcttttgttttctctcagtaAAGTTATCCAGATAACTCAGTAAATCTGATCCTTGGTCAAAAGCCTCTGCTTTGATTTGAGACCCTCTGACAGGCCGGCTAATCAGTGTGACTCGCCACATCGCCATACAGATTACAACATGGCTGCTGCACGCAAGATCCTCTACAACGAGCGACCTGTGAAACTGTCCAGGAAGGAGCATAAAAAACCAGGAGCCAAATGTAATCGACGAGTTAAGTCGAGGCAGAGGCCACTTGAAGAATAAATATCCAGTGCATTAGAGGAGAAATCGATCGTAACAAGTTCTCATCAGGATTTATTGGTCAGTTTATTCATCCTGAACTGAGGAAACGGCCGCGTCGAGTCATATCAACTGTACTCAGCTTACTGATTAAACACAGTTATTGTGTTCACTCTCGTTTACACAAAGCCTTGTTTGCATGTTGATACGCCTTATCTGCACTTGAGTGATACGAGCGAtatgaaagacaaagagaaaagctttttttcttcacgCTGGCGAAATGTTTCAGCTGTGTTCTTGCTCGTGGAGTGCCAGGTAGGTTTAGCCCTGAATGGATCAAAGGGGTTAACATCCTCCTGCCGTGATTACACGTCTCAAAATAAGAACGTAGACGTTGGAGGTCAGGACCTTGATGGGGCGAGATCTCACCCAGCTGTCTGCCGCTTTCACAAACACCTTCCATCGCACATCACACTTCCTCGAGTTATGCAAGAGGTCAGCGTCCGTCCAGACTTAACCAAATTGTTGAACACTAATCCCTGAATGAGAGCCAATCAGGAgcaatttagctttttatttcgATAGAGTAGTTAAAGTCGAGATAATAGTTTTATCTGCACGGAGCAAAGTCTGAAGAGTTGGACGAGCGCTCCCTTCGCTACGAGACTcttgtttgttcatttaaaatcttaaaaaaggCCACAATTCAGAAACGAAGTGAAGTTTCTGCTCTACTACACTCCTCCGTGTGTTTTCCCAACCTTAACCTTAATCCTAAACCTCTCCCCCGCTCGTTCcgtcaacacaacacaacagaaatgcCCTCTTTATTCCTTGCGCTTTATCAGTTGTGACACTTCCTCGCCGCAGCAGACTGCTGCGAGGCTTTGGCTTGAGATCCTTTGAGATAAAGAGGGATTTcacatgcatatacacacaacacatgtcACTCTCCCTTACCGTGCAAGTCTGGTCCTGTGCAGGTCAAATCCAAACATTGTCCAAAAGGAAATAGAAACAAACgtacaaaagaaagaaaaaaagagtcatGTATTTACAAAGTCCGCCGAGTCTCGCTCAGACCATCGTGCTCTTCTTCTCCCTGAAGTCCGCGTGCGTCGGCTCGTGGTAGGTCGTGATCATGTTGGCCGTGTCCCACCGTCCCACCGGAGCTGGAGAGCTCTGCATCACCACCAGCCTGATGGGCGACTGAGTGGGCTGCGGGTCCGGGGCGTACTCCTTAGTGGGATCTTTGCCCCGGCAGTCGTACATGATACACGATATCAGGAAGACCAGGAGCAAGATAACGTAGCTGGCGATGAGGATGCAAAGGTTCAAAGTGACGGGGTCGATCTCCTGGTAGTTCTCCAGAAAGCCCATGGTGCCTGCTTCATGCTGGGCGGCCCTGAGGCCTCGAAGAACCAGCACCTCGGAGGCCTCGGAGGACGGTAGATGGTTGGTATCGACTGCTGCTACAGACGGAGAAACACTAAAAGGAGCCTGGCGACAGCAGGgctttctccctctctatccTCTTCAATCTGTCTCCCTACTGTCCTCCCccgctccctccctccatcctctctgccTCAGCTTCTGTCTCTCACCTCTCCGTTTCAGATGAGCGCCGCGGATACGTGGCTTTGTGGTAAAAATACTTTAATCCGCACCACCACCACTCCTCCAGCCTCGAAATTCCAGCGATCGATGGCTCCCTTTAATAACTTAAGCCTCAGCTGCAACTCAGCAACTGTGACAGACTCTGTGTTATATCATCTGCGAGCAAATGAACATTAATTACTGTGTATGTGACGTATTTGAGtgcatgttcatgtgtgtgtgtgtgtgtgtgtgtgtgtgtgtgtccagtgtaaTCTTAATCTTGATTGTGAGTGGGGATTGACAGAGGAAGCCATCTGGCTAAATAGAGGCCGCGACTAAAAAGCCACTCagaacatgctaacatgctagcagAGGACTTAAAGGTGAAGGACGTTTTTCCTCTCTAAAATCTAAAATCTCTGACCTcatattatttttgttgaacATGTAATCTGGACAGATTACAGCAAccttcttcctgtgtgtgtgtgtgtctcactccTTGTTGTAGGCTACCAGGGAATCAGAGACGGGATTATCAAGCAAACTCCTCGGCTTTTTTAAATCTCTGTTGATGCATGACAATACTCACCATATGTGCAGGTGCAGGAGcatagaacaaaatgtgtgtttgtgtcagaaaAGACGACACTTTAAGTTTGAAACCTGTGTGTTTCAACAGGTCGTCTGCGCCTGTTGCTGTGGTGCAGTCGTCAGAGGTTACTGTGagacagcagagggcagcaaTTAGCAACGTTAGCGGCCGGAGGAGATGCAGAAGAAAGCAGAGGTGGAGGCTGAACTTTGGCCCAGACAAGACGGAGGAGTGGGggaacacacaggaaacaaataAAGCAATAACTCACACTGACATTCACAATAAATacagtgttttgtgtgcatgtgtacattTTAAGCACCGTTTGCATAATGTGTCCAATGACAGTGTTGTTCTGCAAAGAAAGTGTTGACTTGGATCcataaaacagaatataaaaaaaatgtagtggatGAAAGTTAAACTACGGAGGCCCTCAGGGGGCAAGTGAGAATTTTGTTTTTAGGATGATAcgttttctaagtctgatctgaAGGTCCATCATTGTTTGTTcccatgtgtgaaaccaagtgagaaaagaaaattcacctgtaagaaaaatgttttttcactcggtttcacacatgaagtGAAATAATCATCATTCAATCAGGTCCGACCTTCTGTAGTTGTCATGTTGCACCATTTTATCCACATTTACAAAGTAATTTGTAGATTTATTCACTACTTTTGGAAACTACAGCGTCTTAACTACAATTTAAAAAGGCCCAAAGGTTTGAACTTTTGCTGCAGATGTCATTTCCAATGTGTTACCCGATATAATATCTTCATTCAGGGGCTGAAATGCAATCCGAAATCTTTACTCCATAAAACAGAAACTGTAAAAGACCAAATCTTCATCGTCTACACTAGAAGAGAAACAGTATGAAAGGCACAGCTCAGtggatttttttctccccctaACATAAACAGGGCGAGCATGAAATCAGACACTAATCTCCTGCAGAACATAATGTCTCCTGCTATATAACAGTGAGGCTGGGCAGCAGATGCACACATTACATCTGCAGAGCTCACAGTGACCTCACTCCTCTCTTGATGTTGTCACTGTAATCCCTCTGTACGTTCAGGAAACTGGTGTTAGCAGCCAAAGGCTTGACCCCCGATCCTGCCTGacctccccaccaccaccacacagcTCCTCTGGCGATGGGGAGGGAGCTCGGTGACCTCCGACCTCACTGACGAATCATCCGTCAGTGAAACGCGATGACCCTCTGTGCGTCACCAGGACTCAGCATCTGGAAGTGCGCTCTGCAGAGTCACCGATGACTGCATCATTTCCACTTTTGAATTATtctcataaaacacacagtcacagttcgCTCATGGTGATTCATCGTGTTTCATGTTACAACGGGGATTATAAAAGGAGGCTTCACAACACATAAATCTGGATTAACTGACTCCAGGGAAACATATTTCTGTCTCAAATTCATAAAAGTTGATCTAATTTACAACTTAAGTCACTTCCTTTTATGATTTTGTGAAATGATACAGAGAATACTTCACTCTCCAAAGAGGATACATCAATAATGAGACATTAAATCTTTgtattctctctttcttccatGTCTTTTAGTCTTGTGACCTTCTCATTTGATATTTTATCCTGGAGCATGCGCTATGATTATCTTTATAGTCTCAGATTTGCTTGTTAGGAGCCAAATGACAGGATAGTTGAGAATTgacaatataaaataacattattacCTCTGCTGAGGAGGTGGACTGGGGAaaatgggtctcggcccagggTAGACTAAAGGGACGGATACAGGAAtctcttctttgtgtttgtttttcaacatttttgttaatttctcagagaatcaTGGATGGTatctggtatctgtgagtgcgtacagtttgatgcagatccaaataaaaatctggatccaGCAGAATATGctttaaatctgtttatttgattttggattaggcctgattaaattaaagttgttatattctgctcatttgcaggttcataattttattttaggtgACTACTAGATAGGGttaaatgctttaatgctcaacaatttctcatactgtccagtcctgcagctctgtattccccctctgtctgaaacgctctgttttagctcctgtctgttaAACGTTAGAGCTTCGACGATGAGAGCATCGTTGACTCCGATGACGAAGACACGCCAGAGCGAAGCACATCATCCCGTCAGAGAGGACGACAGGagggcaaccagcagtgtccgAGGAAGTGGAGGCCGTggacaggtcaaggagcagatgttcatacgTCGAGTAGAAGATctatgctgaggacagtcaagctctccataaaaatatctaatcatgttgctcatctgttgctttacaggccagagttcaaggactacgtttggagcagtcacatcaagtgctggacTCTGCCTGACACCTGTTTATTAGTCGTTCTGCATTCGCTCCTTGTTTTGCTGATGTCGGTGCTGTCTCAATCCTCTGCTGGTTTGACAGTGATTGTCCCGCAGAAAGAATAGCACAATTatttatctgacagtaaatgcagcttttcaaggaccttgaaattactttcaatttattataacacCACAACTTGAGAAATACCCTCTGTTACATCAGAATTGTGCCATTTACagttatttcatatttaccTATTCTAAGCAATATGTCACTTTCA contains:
- the LOC141019033 gene encoding small integral membrane protein 36-like is translated as MGFLENYQEIDPVTLNLCILIASYVILLLVFLISCIMYDCRGKDPTKEYAPDPQPTQSPIRLVVMQSSPAPVGRWDTANMITTYHEPTHADFREKKSTMV